In the Hippoglossus stenolepis isolate QCI-W04-F060 chromosome 14, HSTE1.2, whole genome shotgun sequence genome, one interval contains:
- the hsd11b1la gene encoding hydroxysteroid 11-beta-dehydrogenase 1-like protein produces the protein MASLCVLLISCSQLQAFTGAGFRQRSGLTTTNTTGHLTVKMGTFAKVLLASICVAFLAVKWNAPTLDAESLRGARVLVTGASTGIGEQIAYHYARFGARVVITARREKVLQQVAEKCTSLGAQEALYIAADMGSEQDPEKVVEFALEKLGGLDYLVLNHIGVSHFKMWDGDVEYFEWLMKVNLFSYVQMASKAMDSLEQSKGSLVIISSLLGKVASPFMAPYSSTKAALNGFFRSLYHELSLKKSNVSITLCTLGFIDTDAAMEKVGKLTDVPAASATDAALNIVTAGALRKEELFYPWKTYIVTLTKDWFPPITNHIMQNIFKYEP, from the exons ATGGCCAGTTTATGCGTATTGCTTATTTCCTGTTCGCAGTTGCAGGCATTCACAGGAGCTGGATTTCGCCAGAGATCCGGGCTCACTACGACCAACACAACCGGACACTTAACAGTCAAAATGGGAACCTTCGCCAAAGTACTGCTGGCGAGTATATGCGTAGCTTTCCTTGCTGTGAAGTGGAATGCGCCCACGTTGGATGCAG AATCTCTCCGAGGGGCCAGGGTGTTGGTGACCGGGGCCAGTACAGGCATCGGTGAACAAATAGCGTATCATTACGCCCGTTTCGGAGCCCGAGTTGTTATTACAGCAAGAAGGGAGAAAGTATTACAGCAG GTGGCAGAGAAGTGCACAAGTTTGGGAGCCCAAGAAGCGCTTTACATAGCTGCAGACATGGGCAGCGAGCAAGATCCTGAAAAAGTGGTGGAGTTTGCTCTGGAAAAGCTTGGAGGGTTGGATTATCTGGTTCTCAACCACATCGGCGTGAGCCACTTCAAAATGTGGGATGGAGATGTAGAGTACTTCGAGTGGCTGATGAAG GTCAATTTATTCAGCTATGTTCAGATGGCTTCGAAAGCTATGGACTCGCTTGAGCAAAGTAAAGGATCACTGGTGATCATTTCATCACTTTTGG GCAAAGTGGCAAGTCCCTTTATGGCACCATATTCATCAACAAAAGCAGCCTTGAATGGTTTCTTTAGGTCCCTCTACCATGAGCTGTCATTGAAGAAGAGCAACGTGTCCATCACTTTATGCACTCTTGGGTTCATCGATACTGATGCCGCCATGGAGAAAGTCGG GAAACTCACTGATGTGCCGGCGGCCTCTGCCACAGATGCAGCCTTGAACATTGTCACTGCAGGAGCGCTGAGAAAGGAAGAGCTCTTTTACCCTTGGAAAACCTACATTGTGACTCTCACCAAAGACTGGTTCCCTCCTATCACGAACCATATCATGCAGAACATATTCAAGTACGAACCATGA
- the micos13 gene encoding MICOS complex subunit MIC13, with amino-acid sequence MAAKILPVVKLAAKVTIAGGALYVACDSGLLGGSEQGSEALQKAKAAIPPAIQEWMKYFGLEAQLPAMPKVEFSPVQSWNSGVRWTVSSLSEAPMKATEYSSQGLQYLKDLTK; translated from the exons ATGGCGGCAAAGATTTTGCCCGTAGTGAA ACTGGCCGCCAAGGTGACCATAGCAGGAGGAGCTCTGTATGTGGCCTGTGACTCCGGTCTGCTGGGGGGCAGTGAGCAGGGCTCAGAGGCCCTGCAGAAGGCCAAGGCTGCAATACCCCCCGCCATACAGGAATGGATGAAGTACTTCGGCCTGGAG GCTCAGCTCCCAGCCATGCCGAAGGTTGAATTCTCTCCCGTTCAGTCGTGGAATTCTG gAGTACGGTGGACGGTTTCATCTCTTTCGGAGGCTCCAATGAAGGCAACTGAATATTCAAGTCAGGGTCTGCAGTACCTGAAAGACCTCACCAAGTGA
- the LOC124854688 gene encoding spindlin-1-like produces MSKKRGRKRSSGELSDTVSPDPNSILGVRIQHNWREKGNQSKWKGTVLDRLSVNPSLFMVKYDGFDCVYGIELFKDERVSNLQVLSEKVVNNKIKIPPGAEELVGKAVEHLFEKEDGEKNEWRGMVLSRAPIMTNWYYITYEKDPVLYMYQLWDDYADGDLRILPEAENKHLLPADRKPGEETESLVGKQVEYVTDKGVKRTGLVIYQVPAKPSVYYIKYDDDFHIHVYDLVKTT; encoded by the exons ATGTCCAAGAAAAGGGGCAG AAAGCGAAGCAGCGGGGAACTGAGTGACACAGTGAGCCCCGACCCAAATAGTATTCTGGGAGTGCGTATTCAACACAACTGGCGCGAGAAGGGGAACCAGAGCAAATGGAAGGGAACAGTGCTTGACAGGCTTAGTGTAAATCCCTCCCTCTTTATGGTGAAGTATGACGGCTTTGACTGCGTCTATGGCATCGAGCTGTTCAAGGACGAGAGAGTGTCCAACTTGCAAGTCCTGTCAGAAAAAGTTG taaacaacaaaatcaagatACCTCCAGGGGCGGAGGAGCTGGTGGGCAAAGCTGTTGAGCATCTTTTTGAAaaagaggatggagagaaaaatgagTGGAGAGGCATGGTCCTCTCCAGAGCTCCAATCATGACCAACTGGTATTACATCACGTACGAGAAGGACCCCGTTCTTTACATGTACCAGCTGTGGGATGACTACGCAGACGGAGACCTAAGGATTCTTCCTGAAGCAG AAAACAAGCACCTGTTGCCTGCGGACAGGAAGccaggagaagagacagagagtctGGTGGGGAAACAAGTGGAGTATGTTACTGACAAGGGCGTGAAGAGAACTGGCCTGGTCATCTACCAAGTCCCGGCCAAGCCCTCGGTCTACTATATCAAATACGATGATGACTTTCACATTCATGTATATGACCTGGTCAAAACCACCTAG
- the LOC124854689 gene encoding serine protease ami-like, whose amino-acid sequence MLLKLNGMAQLSAAVQLISLKTSRVATGSRCLTAGWGDIGDDGTKPNTLQEVNVTTLSRRTCRRRWGSVPISRSMVCSEGAKAFQGPCRGDSGGPLVCDGAAAGVSPSLAGDAETPRPLMSTQVYPPSGTGLGKC is encoded by the exons ATGCTCCTGAAG CTGAACGGCATGGCACAACTGAGTGCAGCAGTGCAGCTGATCTCTCTGAAAACAAGCAGggtggcaacaggaagtcgctGCCTCACAGCCGGCTGGGGGGACATAGGGGATGACGGAACCAAACCCAACACGCTTCAGGAAGTCAACGTAACCACGCTGTCACGGCGGACATGTCGTAGGAGATGGGGATCGGTTCCCATCTCTAGATCAATGGTTTGCAGTGAAGGAGCGAAAGCTTTTCAAGGCCCCTGCAGG GGGGATTCAGGTGGCCCTCTGGTGtgtgatggagctgcagcaggcgTGTCTCCTTCTCTGGCCGGCGATGCGGAAACCCCAAGACCCCTGATGTCTACACAAGTGTATCCTCCTTCGGGGACTGGATTAGGGAAGTGTTAA
- the LOC124854655 gene encoding serine protease 57-like: protein MYKTKSGRQIRGGTMAISFLLLLVFVLNGADGSHIVGGRDAAPHSRPYMASLQVRGRHNCGGALVREDFVLTAAHCKIDETYTVVLGVDSLSANESTKQEFRAVRSIPYPWYDKPANDIMLLKLNDRAQLTAAVQLISLKTSRVATGSRCLTAGWGDIGDDGTKPNTLQEVNVTTLSLQTCRRIWGSVPITRSMVCGEGEKAFQGFCLGDSGGPLVCDGAAAGVVSFSGRLCGNPKTPDVYTSVSSFGDWIREVLKRN from the exons atgtataaaaccaAGAGCGGAAGGCAGATCAGAGGAGGGACCATGGCGATCAGTTTCCTACTCCTGCTGGTCTTTGTCCTAAATG gagctgaTGGTTCTCATATTGTTGGCGGTAGAGATGCCGCCCCCCACTCACGCCCCTACATGGCTTCGCTGCAAGTCCGAGGTCGCCATAACTGTGGGGGAGCGCTGGTGAGAGAAGACTTTGTGCTCACGGCAGCTCATTGTAAGATTGATGA AACATACACAGTTGTGCTCGGCGTTGATTCCCTGTCAGCTAACGAGAGTACAAAGCAGGAATTCAGAGCTGTCAGATCCATTCCCTACCCTTGGTATGATAAACCTGCAAATGACATCATGCTCCTGAAG CTGAACGACAGAGCACAACTGACTGCAGCAGTACAGCTGATCTCTCTGAAAACAAGCAGggtggcaacaggaagtcgctGCCTCACAGCCGGCTGGGGGGACATAGGGGATGACGGAACCAAACCCAACACGCTTCAGGAAGTCAACGTAACCACGCTGTCACTGCAGACATGTCGTAGGATATGGGGATCGGTTCCCATCACTAGATCAATGGTTTGCGGTGAAGGAGAGAAAGCTTTTCAAGGCTTCTGCTTG GGGGATTCAGGTGGCCCTCTGGTGtgtgatggagctgcagcaggcgTGGTCTCCTTCTCTGGCCGGCTATGCGGAAACCCCAAGACCCCTGATGTCTACACAAGTGTATCCTCCTTCGGGGACTGGATTAGGGAAGTGTTAAAAAGGAATTAG